A single region of the Anopheles ziemanni unplaced genomic scaffold, idAnoZiCoDA_A2_x.2 U_33, whole genome shotgun sequence genome encodes:
- the LOC131292793 gene encoding uncharacterized protein LOC131292793: protein MGFQVGFQTALSSTVAAMGKLMDPLVAEIRSGFAHLHPTNVPRTRNSGSQPFPAGKRRRVIMEPALPDGVITVNNDGVDSSDVVKQITNDITNSSSGPAPPPLTDEITGTDTILSPLRAAVPESRTDRIWIRLSNISTAVTTDDVVASVKRRLATEDVVAFCLLKKGARVDSMSWLSFKVRVPASLRDKALTPSTWPADVGVREFIQSMRSRYRDSPRARSHDHEPHHSSSPFTTERRRSSLEPPSITNTPTHISVQFSNGTMNDTSEAPNVTLVEGPSQIRNTVMRNDAMRKLHQTSLDNFFL, encoded by the coding sequence ATGGGCTTCCAAGTCGGCTTCCAGACCGCGCTCAGTTCGACCGTGGCAGCAATGGGAAAGCTTATGGATCCGTTGGTTGCTGAGATCCGAAGTGGCTTTGCACATTTGCATCCCACCAACGTGCCGCGAACGCGCAATTCTGGCTCGCAACCTTTCCCGGCTGGTAAACGCAGGCGTGTCATTATGGAGCCCGCGTTACCGGACGGCGTCATAACAGTAAACAATGATGGCGTCGATTCGTCTGATGTTGTCAAACAAATCACGAACGATATCACTAACTCATCCAGCGGCccggcaccaccaccgctaACGGATGAGATTACAGGCACTGACACTATTCTCTCTCCGCTGCGCGCCGCTGTTCCCGAGTCTCGAACTGATCGGATCTGGATACGGCTCTCGAACATTTCCACGGCCGTTACCACCGATGATGTCGTTGCCTCGGTGAAGCGTCGTCTGGCTACCGAAGATGTCGTGGCCTTTTGCCTGCTGAAAAAAGGGGCCAGAGTGGACAGTATGAGCTGGCTGTCCTTCAAAGTGAGAGTCCCTGCGAGCCTCCGGGACAAGGCTCTCACTCCCTCGACCTGGCCCGCCGACGTTGGTGTCCGGGAGTTCATCCAGTCGATGAGATCCCGCTATCGCGATAGCCCACGGGCTCGATCGCATGATCATGAACCCCACCACTCGTCGTCACCGTTTACCACTGAACGTCGTCGTTCATCACTTGAGCCACCATCCATCACGAACACTCCAACACACATTTCTGTTCAATTCAGCAACGGCACCATGAACGATACATCCGAGGCTCCAAATGTGACGCTTGTTGAAGGCCCATCGCAGATCAGAAACACTGTGATGCGTAATGATGCGATGAGAAAGTTGCATCAGACTTCTCTGGACAACTTTTTTCTGTAG